ATGCCTTTCTTGAAGCAGAAGATTTTAATGGTGTAAATGTACTGGCTTGTTTTGACAATGAAGAGGTAGGAAGCAGTACTAAGCAGGGGGCAGACTCAAATATGCTCTTAAATGCCATGGATAGGGTGTCTATATCCTTAGGGCTGGACAGGGAAGAATTCTTTTGTGCACTGTCAAATTCATTTATGCTGTCTGTAGACGGGGCTCATGCAGTTCATCCGGCTCAGAACCAAAAGACAGATCCCATAGTAAGACCTAAGATGAACCATGGTGTGGCTCTGAAAGTTACCGCTAATCAATCTTATACTTCAGATGCATATTCACTGGCTGTAGTAAAACAAATATTAGAACCCAATGGAATTCCATATCAATATTTTGTAAATAGATCGGATACACCGGGGGGGTCTACAATAGGGCCTATTTCTTCTACCCATCTGGATATAAATGCTGTGGATTTAGGATTGGCAATGATTGGAATGCACTCCATTCGTGAACTATGTGGGGTAGAAGACCTTATGAATTTAAAAAAATTACTTAAAAATTATTATTCCCTTTAAAATAAATATTTGATTTATTGAAGGGGATACAGAGGAGTGAAAAGATGAAAATATTACTGGTAGAAGATGAAAAACAGATATCGGACTATATAACCAAGGGGCTTTTAGAAGCAGGGTATGATGTAGATGCTGTAGATAATGGAGAAGATGCCATAAGCTATGCTACAAACAATGACTATAGTTTAATATTACTGGATATTATGATCCCTAAAAAAAATGGAATAGAGGTAGTAAAATATTTGAAGAAGCAAAAAGACAATACACATATAATCCTCATATCAGCAAAGGATCAGATTCAGGATAAAGTTGTGGGATTAGATGCAGGAGCAGATGATTATTTAGTAAAACCATTTGCTTTCTCTGAGTTGTTGGCCAGGATCAGAGCTATATTCAGAAGGAGCACCGAGGGGAACGATAATGTTTTGACAGCTGAAAATCTAAAGATGGACTTAGTCAAAAGAATTGTCTCCAGGGATGGGCAGATAATAGACCTGACAAGCAGGGAATTTAATCTGTTGGAATACTTTATTGAAAATAAGAATACTGTTTTAACTCGTATGATGATCACAGAAAAAGTATGGAATATCAACTTTATTTCCGATACAAATGTAGTGGATGTATATATAAATCATTTGAGAAAAAAAATTGATAAAGCATTTGATAAAAAATTAATCCATACTGTCAGAGGAGTTGGGTATATATTAAAAGATTAATTAACTTTAGAACTAACTTTAGAAAAAATAATTTAATATTTGTAACTATGGTTAAAAGCAGTGTTCGAAATTTTATTGCACTGGGAATTATTTTTACAGGAGTCTTTTTTTTAACTTCTGGTTTATTTAAAAATTATGTGAATAAAGAGTTAGCCAGTGAGGCTGCGGTATTTCAATATCTCCTAAAGGAGGAAGGGGTAGTTTTTGAAGCCAATAGGGTTATAGATTACCTGGATCTTCTTCCTGTACGTTTAGATATTATAGTAATAGACGCAGAAGCTAAAAAGCCTGTGTATGTAGAAATAAGTGACGATGCCTTTGTTTTTAGTAATTCTAAAGCTCTAACGAAACTTATAAAAAATGTTGATCTGGAAAAAAATCTATATGCCACTGTTGAAAATAAAAGAGTTTTAATAGGGCGTTTTACCAATGGAGACAAACCATATATCTACGCACTTATCAGGGATGTTTCAGATATAAATCTTTATCTTTCATGGCTGATTATAACTTTTGTTATGATGAGTTTTTTAGCTGTAATTTGGAACTATTATAATACCAATAACATAGTTGACACCCTCTTAATGGGATTAAATGAGATAACTAACTCGGCCAACGATATTAAAGGTAAAAATTTATCTAAAAGGATTGAAATCACCTCTACAAATGATAGTATAGGAAATCTGATATTTACTCTGAATTCCATGTTAGACAGGGTGGAAAATAGTTTTATTAGAATAAGTGAATTTACAGATAATGTCAGTCATGAGCTGAAGACACCTATTATGTCTATTAAAAGTATGATAGAGGTGGAGCTCAGCAGTGAAAGAACTGTGGAAGAATACCAGGAAGACCTGGGAAAGGTATTGGATGAAGTTAACTGGTTAAATAATATTATTCAAAAATTATTAATTTTTACTAAAAATCCGGAATCATTGGAGGAACATTTTAGACCTGTAAAGATAGAAAAGATGATCCTGGAATTATGTGAATTTATGGATATCCTCACCCTGGAAAAAGAAATAACTTTA
This is a stretch of genomic DNA from Psychrilyobacter piezotolerans. It encodes these proteins:
- a CDS encoding response regulator, producing MKILLVEDEKQISDYITKGLLEAGYDVDAVDNGEDAISYATNNDYSLILLDIMIPKKNGIEVVKYLKKQKDNTHIILISAKDQIQDKVVGLDAGADDYLVKPFAFSELLARIRAIFRRSTEGNDNVLTAENLKMDLVKRIVSRDGQIIDLTSREFNLLEYFIENKNTVLTRMMITEKVWNINFISDTNVVDVYINHLRKKIDKAFDKKLIHTVRGVGYILKD
- a CDS encoding sensor histidine kinase, with translation MVKSSVRNFIALGIIFTGVFFLTSGLFKNYVNKELASEAAVFQYLLKEEGVVFEANRVIDYLDLLPVRLDIIVIDAEAKKPVYVEISDDAFVFSNSKALTKLIKNVDLEKNLYATVENKRVLIGRFTNGDKPYIYALIRDVSDINLYLSWLIITFVMMSFLAVIWNYYNTNNIVDTLLMGLNEITNSANDIKGKNLSKRIEITSTNDSIGNLIFTLNSMLDRVENSFIRISEFTDNVSHELKTPIMSIKSMIEVELSSERTVEEYQEDLGKVLDEVNWLNNIIQKLLIFTKNPESLEEHFRPVKIEKMILELCEFMDILTLEKEITLNCQLEDSEIEVLGEESLLRDIFLNIISNSIKYNKDGGEINITSFILEDKIGIRISDTGIGIKDKNLKKITERFFREDKVRTTKKSGSGLGLSIVSHLVEVHRGTLEIESTEGAGSVFTVYLPKV